ACAGCAGGAACCCGGCCATCGGGCCACCTCCTCGCTGAAAGATACGCTCTCCCGGGCCGGGAAGTTCCCCGTGCTCAAAAATCCAGGGCCGGCCGGACGGCGCGGCACTATAAAACAAATCTTGTTAAATTTGTTATCCCACTGGAACCGGCAGGCGCTACCGTCGGAGGTGGCCGCCGGCGGGCGCCGGCCCTTCCGCGCGCCGGCCGCGCATTCCTGCTATGTTGAAGACGCTGCATCTCACCAACGCCCACCACGAATCCTCCGGCGGCGTCGCCACCTTCTACCGTGCGCTTCTCTCCGCAGCCCCCGAAGCCGGGTGCCTGGTCCGGCTCGCCGTTCCCGCCGCTGAAAGCCGCGTGGAAGCTCCTGACCGCTGGACGCGCATTTATTACGTACGCTCGCCGCGCGCCCCTTTCAATCCGGCCTACCGGATGATCCACCCGGCATCCTACCTGCTTCCCGGAGGCGAGCTGCGCCGCATTCTGAACACGGAGCGCCCGGATCTCGTGGAAGTGTGCGACAAGTACACCCTGAACTATCTCGCCGGGCTGCTGCGCACGCGCCGCCTTCCCGGCGTCTCTTTCCGGCCGGCCACCGTGGGCCTGAGCTGCGAGCGCATGGATGCCAACGTGCGCGCCTATCTTTCCCCGCACCGGGCTGCGATGGCCTTCGCGCGCCGTTACATGAAGTGGCTGTACTTCCCGATGTTCGATCACCACATCACGGTGTCCGGCTATACGGCGGAGGAGTTGCGGCTTGCGGCGCGCGGGCACAAACGCGCCCGCGCAGTCTGGATCCGGGGCATGGGCGTCGATGCCGCCTTTTTCCGGCCTTCGCGGCGTTCGCCGCACGTCCGCCGGCAGCTTCTCTGGCTGACCGGAGCGCCGGACGACGCCGTGCTCATTCTCTATGCCGGCCGCCTGGTTCCAGAGAAAAACCTGCCCCTGCTGCTGGACACTCTGCAGGAACTTGCCCGGGACGCGGACCGCGAATACAGGCTGCTGATCGCCGGCAGCGGCATTCTCTCGGCCTCCCTGCAGGCCGAGGCGCGGAGGCGGTTGCCGGGCCTCGTGACGTTTCTGGGGCATCTTGGCGACCGGGAAAGGCTGGCCGAAATCCACGCCAATTGCGACGTTTTTCTCCACCCGAATCCCGCCGAGCCTTTCGGCATCGCGCCTCTGGAAGCAATGGCCTCCGGTCTGGCCCTGGTGGCGCCGAACTCGGGCGGTCTGCTGTCGTACGCCAACGGCGGCAACGCCTGGCTGGCCTGTCCCAACGCGCGCGCCATGGCTGGCGCGGTGCGCGCAGCCTCGCCCGGCTCGCCGGACCGGGAAAAGAAAATCGCGGAGGCCCGCAGAACGGCCGAAGCTCACGACTGGCCCAGAGTTGCGGCGCGTTATTTCGAACTGTACCGGGAGCTGGCGGAGTCGGTCCGCCGCGACGATTGGGCCCCGGCAACTCCTCCTGCTTTCGTTTCGACGCCCGGCAACTGGCTGGGCATGGAGGTCTGAATGACCACAAGACGGCGGTTTCTCGCCCTGCTCGCCGCGCCTCTGGCGCCGGCGCCGGGCCTTCCTTCAGGTTCTGACCGGATCGTCGCCTACCGCGTCGACGCCGTGATTGTCCTGTTCTCCGCGCCGATCTTTACTCGCACGGGCGTGGGCGAGGGCGTGCTCTATTTCCGGAAGGAGGATTCCGCGGCCGAGCGGCAGCTCCGGCTCGCCTTCGCGGCGGGCTCGCGGCCTGAGAGGGCGCGAGGTCTGAACCGGTTCGGCTACTTCAGCGAGTCCATCCGCATGGCGGAAGACACCGGTGCGGAGGCGCGGTATTTCGGCTTCATGACCCGGTCGGACGAGAAGAACATCAAAGAGGCGGAACGGGCCCTGCGTGCGGGAGCAGGCGGCGTGCCGGTCGTGACCATCTGCGGCGAGGCCCGCGGCGGGCGCCACCTGTCCCGCCTGACCAATCTGGAACTGGAGGCAGGGGCGGGCTGGTCTGTCTGGCCCCGCTGCCTCGCCGCCGCCGCCCGTGCTCTCAATACGGACGCTCCCGATCCTTCCCGGTCCTCCGGTTCAGACGGCGTCAGAACGTTTCTGCACACTCTCAGCCTGCTGCTGGAGCAGGCGGGTGCCCGGGGCGAGACGCCGTTCCTGTACGGCCGCAATCCCCGCCGGCTTGTGTGGCAGCGTTCGCCCGACAGCAAAGCCGGACATGAATTCGCCGCACGGCATCTGGTGGAGCCGGGAACGGCCGTCATGCGCTTCGAGGCGGAGATCATTGATGAATCCACCCGCGGACGCTCCCGCTTCACTCTCTGGCACGACCCTGCGGCGCGCCCTTCGCTGCCCCTGAGAATCGAGCTTCAGCCTCGGTCGTTTCTGCGCTTGCGGCTGGAAGCGGTGGAAGCCGACGCGCCCGCTCTGCGCGCGACGATGATGAACAGCTTCGACGCCTGGCTCGGTCCGGCTTCAGCGGTTCTGCAGGCCGGGCTCTGAGCTCGCCGCCACCGCCTCCGCCGCGTGATAGGACGAGCGGACGAACGGACCGGATTCGACATGGTCGAATCCCATTTCCTGCGCCGCCCGCCTGTATTCGGCAAACTGCTCGGGCGTCACATAACGCAGCACCGGCAGGTGCTGCAGAGTCGGCCGCAGGTACTGGCCGATCGTCACGATCTTCACGTGGTGGCGCCGCAGGTCGCGCAGGACCTCGAAGACCTCTTCGTCCGTCTCGCCAAGGCCGACCATCAGGCCGGACTTTGTGGGGATCTCCGGCCGCAGCTCAGCGGCATAGGCCAGCATTTCCAGCGAGCGTTCGTAGCGCGCTCCCAGGCGCACTTCGCGGTAAAGCCTCGGAACGGTCTCGATGTTGTGATTCAGCACGTCCGGCGCCGCATCCATCACCGTGCGCATGGCTTCCCTCGAGCCTTGGAAGTCCGGCACCAGCACTTCCACGCGGCAGCCCGGAATTCTTTCGCGGATCGCAGAGATCACCGCGGCGAAGTGGCCGGCGCCGCCGTCCTTCAGGTCGTCGCGGTTGACGCTCGTGATGACCGCATGGCGGAGACCCAGATGCGCGCACGCCTCGGCCACGCGGCGCGGCTCGTCCGGATCGACGGGCAACGGGGCGCCCTTCTGCACGGCGCAGAAGCCGCAGCGGCGCGTGCAGTAATTGCCGAGAATCATGAACGTCGCCGTGCGGTGGTTCCAGCATTCGCCGATGTTCGGGCAGGCTGCAGACTCGCACACCGTGTGCAGGCGGAGGCCGCGCACCAGCCGCTTCAGCTCCATGTAGTTGTCGCCCACAGGGGCGGGCGCCTTCAGCCACGCCGGACGCCGGGGCCGTGTGTCGATGGAAACCAGCACTCTTTTTATGATACCGGGCCGGGCTGTGCGGCTTCTGAAAGCGCGGCCATAACCTTCCGGCGGAATTCGCCGTCAGGAAGGGATTCCAGATTGATCTCCACGTTGGCGCGCGCTCCCTCCCGCGCAGCCTGCGCCAGAGCCTGCGCCGTCGCCACATCGGAAGCGAACTTCGCCGGAGCCGCATTGCGCAGACTGTCGAGACGCGAGGCGAGGGTTCCCGCTTTCACGAACACCTCGAGCGGCACTGTGGCGGCGCCTTCCAGAGCCCTCTCCACGAAGGGCGCCCGCTCCTCTTTGGGCCGGCGGTAAGCCGCCATCACCTCCCGGAACGCCGCGGCGTCGCGCTCGACGGCTTCCGTGAAGAACGCTCGCAACTCTTCGAATCCGCCCGCGTCCAGCTTCGAGAGCCTGGCCACCATGGCGCCCAGTGCGGCTGCCATTGCCGCGGCTGCCGCCGCGGCGCTGCCCCCGCCCGGAGCTCCGGCAGGCGCCGCGAGCGCATCGAGAAACTCCACGAGTCCGCTCCGCGCCTCGAGGGCCTGCTCAAGGCGGTTTTCCAGCACGAGCGAGGAATCGAAGTTCTCGATCTGCAGATAGAAATCCGCAGTCATTTCCAGCGCTTTTCTGGGAATCAGTCCGACAATTTCGCTGCCCGCGATGGCGACGCCGTATCGCGCGGCTTCGCGCTTCACCGTCTCGAAAACGCGGTGCACGGGAGTCGCCTCGAAGTCGGTCAGATTCATCGACACCTGCGCCAGTCCGCGCGAGGCCAGGTCCACGCCCATGGCTTTCACGTGACGGTAGCCTCCGGAGGAAAAACGGACCGCCTTCGCGATCTTCTTCGCGATTTCCACGTCCGGCGTGCGCAGGTTGATGTTGTAGGC
This DNA window, taken from Bryobacteraceae bacterium, encodes the following:
- the lipA gene encoding lipoyl synthase codes for the protein MLVSIDTRPRRPAWLKAPAPVGDNYMELKRLVRGLRLHTVCESAACPNIGECWNHRTATFMILGNYCTRRCGFCAVQKGAPLPVDPDEPRRVAEACAHLGLRHAVITSVNRDDLKDGGAGHFAAVISAIRERIPGCRVEVLVPDFQGSREAMRTVMDAAPDVLNHNIETVPRLYREVRLGARYERSLEMLAYAAELRPEIPTKSGLMVGLGETDEEVFEVLRDLRRHHVKIVTIGQYLRPTLQHLPVLRYVTPEQFAEYRRAAQEMGFDHVESGPFVRSSYHAAEAVAASSEPGLQNR